In one Nicotiana sylvestris chromosome 8, ASM39365v2, whole genome shotgun sequence genomic region, the following are encoded:
- the LOC138876238 gene encoding uncharacterized protein codes for MAPTNNDISSTSGGPERFEFNPKPSSPFFLHSSDIPGLSLVPIPFSGYGFGGWKRSIIVSLSARNKIEFIDGTFPRPSPNSPESKHWVRCNNMVISCKLKKLWDELRVMRTSHGSTCTCAAKAGIKKEEEEDRLHQFLVGLNDTYISVRSNLLMMQPPPSLDSAYNTLLQDERQRQINSSSQFNLESASFNATSLHHFQPSQP; via the exons ATGGCTCCGACTAATAATGATATCAGCAGTACCTCTGGTGGTCCTGAACGGTTTGAATTTAACCCTAAGCCCTCAAGTCCTTTTTTCCTTCACTCTTCCGATATACCTGGTCTTTCCTTGGTTCCTATACCTTTCTCAGGATATGGTTTTGGAGGATGGAAAAGAAGTATTATTGTGTCATTGTCTGCTAGAAATAAAATTGAATTCATCGATGGTACCTTTCCTAGACCTTCCCCTAATTCACCCGAGTCTAAGCATTGGGTTAGATGTAATAACATGGTAATTTCCTG CAAGTTGAAGAAGTTATGGGATGAACTAAGAGTCATGCGCACTAGTCATGGTAGTACTTGTACCTGTGCTGCTAAGGCTGGTATCAAGAAGGAGGAGGAAGAGGATAGGTTGCATCAGTTTCTCGTGGGCCTGAATGACACTTACATCAGTGTCAGGAGTAATCTTCTTATGATGCAGCCACCTCCTTCCTTGGACAGTGCATATAACACTCTCCTTCAGGATGAGAGACAAAGGCAGATTAATTCTTCCTCTCAATTCAACCTCGAGTCAGCTTCTTTCAATGCAACATCCCTTCACCATTTTCAGCCATCACAACCTTAG